The genomic stretch ATGATATTTTATTTGCAGAATTAAGGTGAATTAGTTTCCAACAAGTGCTCGCCCAGTCTGTTGCAGCATAGAAGTAGAATAATAAAACTGCCTGGAAATAAGTATAAGTCATTTTGacacaaacactgctttgcTTTAAGCCACAAAACTATGACACAGACCATATATGTATcattacagtaataataacCGTTTGTGCGCTAACCTGAAAAAAAAGCGAGTAAAATCTAGTTTGATCCGTTCGGCTTCTGTACAATGACATGGGAGAATGCGGAAGCTCATCTGATAGTTTTCGGGGCGTGTCAgtttgtaaataataaaacagatgctTTAAAGAAGAAGTCTCCCTGTGACGGAAAGACTCCTGATCATTTGAGGACTGCAAGAAAAGTGTCTGTCAGTAAGTAGCCTGGAGGATGAGTCCCGTTTAGTTTGTGACAATGGGATCTGATTATAGTTTGATGGTTTGTAGACAGTTGGTGTAACAGCAGTAACTTGATTCAGCCTATAAGCACATTGATTCTTAAATCAATTTTACATGACAGGTTAAACGGGACAGGCATTATGTTACGTGAAAAGTCCAAGTATGACAGTTGTTGAACCTGGTTGACTCATTGTCTGGAGTTATGTATAGAGTATAGTAAATTTGGAAGTATAATGTAGGCCTATAGCTACTTAATGTAGAAGAGTTGGTAGTTACCTTGCGATATTAACCCTTTAAGATATTTTTCCTACCATATTCCATTGAAAAATTTGGAAGTTCAATACTTTCTTGAATGTATGatgttttgtaaatatatttacaatctGCTGGTAAATATGCATACACACCACCAAGGATGCATTATAATTTCAATAACCACTACTTTACTTTGTTATTACTAATAAGGTTATGGTAGGTGAAccaattgtttaaaaaaatatattgaattaACTACGCTTGGTCTATTTAATGTTTGCTGAACTAAAGACTGAGTCTTACCGGTTTAGAAATTGCCTTAATATATCATCTATCAGGTATTTATATTCAGAGACAATCAATGTAATTGTAAATTAACTAACTTTTAAGTGGAGTTTAGCTCAACGAGAGAGTGCGATATAAtaagataaagaaataaaagcattattTTAAGCTTGTAATGTAATAATGAATGCTCTGCCCTCCCTTCTTTGTAGACACAATGGCATCACCAACCCCTCTGTCCAAGGCCAACACCACCTTCTCTCTGGCTTTGCTCAAAAAGTTGGGGGATGTGGACAAGACCGCAAATGTCTTCTACTCTCCTTTTAGCATCTCTTCAGCCCTGGCTATGGTGATGCTGGGGGCCAGGGGCAACACAGCCACACAGATGTCAGAggtaactaacacacacacacacacacatcagctgtCTTTGTGAAAAGTAACAGATTAACATAAATGGCGTTGCAAGTTGGTGCACCTGTTTCAGCTTGATTTTGTGAAGCTTACAATCTTGTATTTTTATAAAACGGTATTATTGCTTTGTCCATCTGGTGGACAGAATGATGCAGATTTTGTACTATAAAATGCACTCCCATTAAAACACCACCACAAACTGTGTCTTttgaaatgaccataaagttaaCCCAGCACCTCTCTGAGACAGTTTCAAGCAACACTGAAGATAGTGGGTTAGGAATAAAGGCCAGCGTGAAGTACTGCAGGTGTGTAATCCCTCATTCTGTATGAATCACCGGTTTTGTATTTCATCATCAGCAAAATTGACAAAGAACTCTTGTATTCAGACTTTGACTAGGTTTTATTGGGGGCGGCTCTGTGTTCTGTTACTATAGGAACATAATACATAAAGTGGAAGTGGAAGGGCAATAAAGAGCTTGGTAAAGTAATCTGTACACCTTATCAGTTCCCATTATATTGTGCAGCAGACATGTCCACTCGTCTGGCTGCCTGGGTGTCATAAGTGAGTCGTTCTCAAAGTTAAGTCACTGATTAAATGCCAGCTGGAAGAATATTTGCAGTCCTCTATAGTTAAACTCATTGCTAATTATTCCCAATTAGACAATAAACAGTACTGACTATTATAATTACAGCTTTCCCTCTTACTATGCTCCCATATACGATGTAGATACAGTAGCTGTAGAATTGATACCTAAGTTATTAAACAATATAGGGATCCTTAAGAAAAAGCATTGCCCAATCTTAATGTATGTCTATACAGTGGTTTTGGgacatgaaaataatcatgCATATACAGAAATATACTTTATTTAATGCAATAAGGGACTGATCTATCCATTTACACCTTGAGGGGAATAAACCCCTCCAGACTTTTCAGGAGGTACTtcattttaaagcttttgaaCAAGATACACAGAGTCAATAAGGTTCAGATTAAAGATCAAATTATTGCTAGAATAAGAGTCAGACAACAGACGTTGATGTTAAGTTTAGAAAGTCTTCAGTGAAATCACTCTCCAGTTTTCTCAGTCTGTATGCTCAGTAGAGGTAGTTGCAATGTAGGTGGAAGTTAACATGTGTGAACCAGaacatttgtgacatttttctaAATGATTGCTAAAGCAAAGCCACACCCAACTGAGTCACGCTAGTGGAAGCTGAGTATGTGGGAGGGGCTGGGGTCCACCCTAAATCCACCATTCCTTAGGAAACAACTCCAGTCATTTGGAATGATAATGTTCTGGAAGATAACTGATTTATAAGACAGTGATTACAACATACCTTTTTAAAGCAATCATTTGAAGAGCAAGGTCCCAGTCAGTAGTGATACGGTAGTTCACTGCACATGTGCAggctgattttctttgtgaaGCTTTATGTGGATACACAAGTGCAATAAAATAGCAGATAacagtattttctgtattttgtcctttttgtgcCCTTCTGTCATCTATTGCAATAAGAGTAGGATTATTACCTGGCTCTTTGACAGGGTCAAGGACAAAGTTGGTGTTTAATATATAGCGGCATGCAGTGTCTTTCATGAGAGAGTCACTGTTCAGAGCAAGGAGCTGTGACATAACCTGTTTTGAATTCATTAGTCTTGTGTATAAAGGGTTAGCAACCTGCACCTGAGCTGCAACAAGTACCAAAGTACCTATTGACACTGGTATTAACACTGTCAATACCAGTGTCAATAAGGAGGTTAAAGGGTTTTAAAGTTGAGTCTTTGATAAACTTACCTTGTCACCAGACACATGATGTTTCTTGTAACTTACACAATAAGAGAGACACACCCAATTACATCAGCATTATCACCAAGACATCAATCCAACTGATTTATTGCATTTTTCTCTAATTGTGTGggttaaacaaaacaaggtGATCCTGCCTGTGTCATGAGTTGTGATgataaaactgtgtgtgcatgcatgactTTGTGAGTAAGAGAGAgtgggtgtgtgaatgtgcatgcaTAAAAGAGAGCAGAGGTGACAGTATCATGGGGCTGCTGTGAGGATTTAGCAGCCATTTACCAGAGAGTCCAGTTGTATGAACTCATTTCTACTTATGGTAACTTGTTCATTGGCCAGCTGGCCAGCATTTGCTCTACAAATACTGCAGTCTGCTGATGGGAATAAGAAATGTATGGGTCAGCAATGGCATCACCCGAATTTGTGAGAACTTCTCATTACCCATTAACttaaccattaaaaaaaaaaaaaaagtgcatacACTGGCACCTGCAAAAAAACCCCCATTATTTCTCAGTCAGTGGGCTTGAACATATCGCCTATACAAAAAAGAACATGAGAATCTTAGGttgaaaatcaataaaaatatattggtAGGTCAGTGACAGTTACGTTATTTAAATAAGATTATCtaaaaatatttctgaaatATAACTTAAGATTTACAATTAAGATGTCTTGTTAAATTAGTCTAAACAAGTGGTTCCCAGCCTTTCTCTGATGTCTCCCCACAGCCCTgccatgttccaaatgtgttgatttgaatttattttaaactcATGTTATTTAAAACTATTcattatataaaagtggatattggttcaacatttttgttcaTACAATTGAGCTGTCAATGTTTAGGtcagtttggtcaagtttgcatttgtacttcTACCACCTGGAGTGGCAGGAGCTGGACGTTTCACCCATTTATCCATTGCTGTTAGCTAGCTGTTTAGATGTCTCTGCTCGCTTGCTGACTACTTTTCACGCACTCCCAATCGCAACATGTAGCGTTGAGGTGTTACAACTGACTCAAAatgtggattttaaaaaaactcaaatcGTAATCTCTGTTTTGTCAAATTAGTTAAGCTACTCCAATCTACTACAATTTTTCCAAGTACCACCTTTGGCTCAGCTGACGCACCTTTCCTAAGACACACTGGTTGGCTCAGGAACGTTTTAAAGAGCCACTTACCAGCAGCCGAAAATCTTCAGCACCTCCACTCACcatcacacagagagacaatGTGACGGCCGTGACTGAAAATGCCAATGATGCAGTTACTCTCACCAATTCTCTAGTTAATATAATTCAGCAAATGTATGTAGGACTGTGTAAAACCCATGTATTCTGATATAATATGGAACTACAATCACCATCTCTCTATTTCTTTGTGCTGGAGAGGGGTTTATTTCACAACTccataaaagtgttttattgaacaaaaatatgattttactCACTTCTCTCTGATCAGCTGTTTGACTTGGCATAGTTTTTGATCCATCTTCCCAGTCTAAgggtaatgtactgtataaggCCTGTGGATTCCAACTCAACCCGCACATCACTGGCAGGGTGATATTCTAACTTCCTGTACACAACCAGAGACACATGATGTCTAACTTAACCGTGAACACTACCAATTGCACCCCTATAGGTCCTCAGGTTCACTAAGGCAGGGAAGCCAAGGCATGCAAGAGCACCGCAGATGCAAATGCAgatgcagagcagcagcagcagcagcaggaccaGTCCAGACTGCCACCATGTCTGCTGAAGGTGGTAACAAAGCCAACAGTACAGGAGTGATAAACTAACTGAGGGGCATTTTACTAACTGTCTGGGTGGTGTCGTGTGGTGAGGGGATTCTTGGAGACAAAGAGCCAATGGTTCCTGAGAGAATTTCACGCTTGTTTCCCCTCTGCTTTACTTGCTGATCTCCTATCTGCTGCTGTCCTGAACTGAATTTGGAAGAAAAACAGCAATGCAAAGGAGAATGTAGTCCTGGCTTTTCTTTTTATGGTTTCTTCCTGGTGGGCTTTTTATCTCCTATAAGCAGCTGCTGGAAACCGCAGTGTGATTAGACTGTCAAAAGTGTGAAATTATGACAACAGAATGCATTAGGAAAACAGAGTACACACAAATAGTTTCCTTTTGTATCTATGCCGTATACTAGGGTATTACTCTGATGGTGGTTTATGTCTTGCTGATTTGAATGCAAATCTGCCCAAACATACCATCCTGAATTCTTGGATCTGAAAAGatggacatttgtttttgaagatAACCACTGAAACAACAACATGGTGGAGGGATGGCGTCTGTCGTCATGTGACTGTTTCTGGAAAGGCTCGTCAAAGCTTGGGCAGGCATTTCCATGGGTTCTTTAAAGTCAGAGTTAAAGGTGTTAAAAGCATTCCCTCTGCTTTTTCCATgccagttttattttattttagtttgccTTTTGCcatatttttcactttgtgttGGGATGTTGTGCATTAACATTGGCATGTAAATGATTTAGCTTTGTTCTCAGATACAGTACGTAGAGAACGAATTACTGAAAGCcttcacaaaaaaatgtgtctaattTATCACCTTATCCATTAAGTAATGATAAAAATCcaagtcattttatttcttcCCAGTAAATCATTATGGCCCAATCTATCTGTTTTGTACTAGGCTCAATGCTGATTCCATTCGCATATCTAATTTTAGATAactttgagtttttgttttcatgaccAATTGATTTACAAGAGAGAGATTTACAACCAAATATATCAGGCTTATTTTTGAGCGACTCTAGTTACCCAACATCATTCAACAGACTGTATGCAAATGCACAGTATGGAGCACCAAAGTCAATAGTGTTATTTTGTCTATAGTCTCATCACTTAATAGGCAAGATGACCACCAGGCCAGTCTAATACACTGTTTATAATAGGGTGGTCTGTCACTCAGTGCATCTCTAACACCACTTGTCTACTTTGTCCACAGTCCCTGAAAACCCAGGATTGTCAGGATGATGTCCACGTTAGCTTTGCCCAACTGCTGAGCGAGCTCAACAAGGCAGGCGCTCCGTATGCCCTCAGTGTTGCCAACAGACTGTACGGGGAGCAGTCCTACCAGTTTGTtgaggtgtgtgtatgcatcttCATGAGTAGGTGTGGTTTTGATTATATACACGAGTTGTTAGGCTGGAGTGAATGAGAGGCGCACACGAGGGATCTTAAAGCTGTGGAAGGAGGAATGACGAGTGAGGGAGTGGACAGCTGTGATTGTGAAAATACTATTCTGGCTGTAATGACTTTTAATTCCACAAACTAAGTTAAGCAAagagattatttttgtttgggTGATCAGAACCGGTAAATATGTTGTTGATGGTTCCAGGATTTCTTAGGAAAAACCAAGAAGCACTACAACGCAGAGCTGGAGTCTGTGGACTTCATAACCAGCTCAGAGACAGCCAGGGTCCACATCAACAGCTGGGTGGAGAAGCAGACACAAGGTGGAACATGCACACTAACATACACACTTATCAGTATGTTAACAGACCTGCATGTACCGTTTATTCAATGCAATTGTAATGAAGAACTGACGCCACATTAATGTTAATCACAGTCTTGTGTCAGTCTTATTTTTGCATGCAGAAATAGCTAGATTTCCAGACTGACAAAATTGCACATTGACATGCAAACTTACATGGTCTTACAATGCCATGAGTTTAACAGCTTTCACTATTGTGGTGCGAGAGGGAGCAGAATTGATTTCAGCTAGAAAGGCTGAGTGCTACTTCCAAGACTCCTGTGTTCTAATAAACAGGATTTAATGCTTTCAGTTGTGTGACATTGCTTCACATATGTATCAATTTTGTTTACCAGGTAAAATTAAGGACGTGCTGGCCGAGGGTGTGGTAGACAGCATGACCAGGCTGGTGCTGGTCAATGCCATCTACTTCAAAGGCACTTGGAACAAGCAGTTTCAGGAGAGTTCCACACGTGATGCCAAGTTTAGACTCAACAAGGTAACACAGCTCAAAGAAAACATTCAATGGACTAACACTGACTGACAAAAGTCAGTAaataaggttttttttattggatGGTAGCATTTACCATTCAGGCCATTGACACTTATGAAAAGAATTCGACATCAGGGCCATGGCAAGAAGCCTGGCCATAACAGGAAATGGTGGATATTAGGGTCAGGAGAAGGTGAAATCTGATtaataaaaggtcatttgtcTGACGTTTTTGTATTGCATATTAGTCAAGACCAGAAGGAAGCGTTTCCCAATGGCTTTTTTAAACATCTGAGTGTTAATCATGGGACGCTATGCTCCAGTAAAAAGGAAATTATCATGATTCCATTTGGTGTAGGGAAGATGGCTTTTCTTAGACCACGTGGTGTTTtgtaagaaaatgtttgttgcttAAGTAAGTACAGAGTTTGAGCCTGTAGCCACACCTACGTAGCAGTACCACCTGATCTGATTAGATATTGCTTTGTTCAGTGACAAATAGTTCACCAAAGTAAATCATGTGAAGACGTTGGACTTTCCTCAGAGTGATAAAAAATGATTCGGCTTTAAACTGGTCAACAAAACGTTGGAGCTGCATTAAGTGGgtgacagaaacactgaaaaagaaacTCAACAGCAAGCCATGATACTTTGTCAactagcatgttagcaaacaactgGCAACGTGCACACTAGAGGATGTAGGGCAACATGGCCGTCCCATGAGAGAGGTTTACTCAccacttgatgaatgtaagtccaggtTTGACTGATGTTTTGTCCCTGGTTTGGTTCTACAATCATCTGGGTCTGGCTCAAAAGTCACTTGTTTCTGCTCTCCACTGTTTCTCACTAAGCGGAGAGTCTACAATTGGCTTTTGTGAGTTTGGGAGTGCCTGCCCCCCTAATATGAACTGTGGTTATTATTTTCAGTGAGATCAGCAGGACCAGCAATCCTTTTACAAAGTCATTTTAATTCACGTTAACATccaaaatatactgtagcttaatgcagctttaaatatgcTGTAGAAGTAGCATATTAAACAGTAACTTAATACTAGGCTTTCTCTTTAAgcttgcatttttttctgtttgctgttttcagAATGACACGAAGCCAGTGAAGATGATGCACCAGAAAACTAAGTTCCCTTTCACCTACATCCCCGAAATCAACTGCCAGGTAACCAAGCAATTCAGTTAATTCGATTCCAACTGTTAACTGGTCAGGCAACACTGAACCAATCATTTATTACCTTTGTTAATGAGATAAAGCAGCAGATTTCCATAGAAATGTGAATAGTGAATGAAAGTGACAAATTCAAAGAAGAATTAATGAGATTTTGGTTATGATccagctttttaaaattgttttaccATAACTTTGAAACTAACTACCTAACAAGGGTTTTGTTTGTTGCATGTAATCCCATAATCTATCCTGTTAATACACAAAAATAACCAAACGGAGCAGAATATATTTGCTGTAATGTTTGAAACCCTCTGTTGGACAGATCCTAGAGATGCCTTACAAAGGAAAGGAGCTCAGCATGCTAATCTTTCTACCCAATGAATTAAACGACGGTACCACAGGTCTGGAGAaggtaggacacacacacacacacacacacacacacctgcacacataaAGAAACCCACAAGATGCAGACAAACTAATAACTGATTTTGTGTCCACCCCCAGCTGGAGAAGGAGCTGACCTATGAGAACTTTGTGGAGTGGACTCGTCCAGACATGATGGATAATGTTGAGGTCCAGGTGGAGCTGCCTCGGTTCAAGATGGAGGAGAACTATGACATGAAGAATGTCCTGGTCAGCATGGGCATGGTGGATGCCTTCGACATGGTAGCGAGTGACTTCTCCGGTAGGACATGTGCCTGGACCAGATCAGATATAGTCGGAATTTAACGAACAGGCATCTGAAACCTGAACTGAAAAAGCATtatatatgtttaaaatatttctttccctctcttctgtGACAGGCATGTCTCCCGCCAACGACCTGGTACTGTCAAAGGTCATCCACAAGGCTTTCGTGGAGGTCAACGAGGAGGGAACTGAGgccgctgctgccactgctgccatCATGATGCTGCGCTGTGCCATGCGTCCAGCTGCCTTCATCGCAGACCaccccttcctcttcttcatccgACATAACCCCTCCATGAGCATTCTCTTCGCTGGCCGATACTGCTCCCCCGAGTGAGCACTACTTGTTCAGAGCAATGTTGTTTCTCGACTGGAGGGGGGTTACAATACATCTACTATTGCAACagtataaaatgttatttggtATTACTCAAAGATTttgagaatcacagctctagaGTTTCCTTTAGCTAATCACACCCTTAGTTCCCATCctatatttttcattgttgGATTTTATAAACTGCGGCTTCTTGTCTGCATCACTTCTGACATGAGCGATTCTGTGTTTATCCTGTGCCTTCCTGAACATTAGGTTCTTGCACTGTTTATCTTTTGCACCTAATCTCATTCTTAGCATCTGGTTTACTTTGTCTGTAATGTGTGTATGGCCCTGTTTGCTGCACACTCACACCCTACCTTAGTTTAGCTATACCATTAAAGTCTAGTTTATTTAATCTTATACCTTACACCCTTTGAAAGAATTATTCTTTACCACAATGTCTATTGTGCCTCTTCAACAGCTAGCACAGACGTCAACTGTGCTTTAATACCAAATGAAGGTGTGACAGTTGCAAGATTCTCTGCACTTTTTCTACAGAACATGcaatttcattgttttatatatattcagTTAGCCAAAGAGAATAATGTGATGAAATCACATTGTCAGATAGACATGTCCTTGGTGATTTGTAATCAAGCAAAGCGCAGTTACCGGTATATGCAATTGTGCCATTATGCATATAACAAATATAGACTATAAAGAACAAGAGCTTACATGAAGGTTTGAACTGGCACTGAGTCCTGGTCATTTTCATGCATCCTTGTGCTTTTACTGATAGAATAAAAGTGTGTGGTTCGCATATATTGTATGtcaccttttttttattaagttcCCTTTATTGACATTTTCTCAGATCTGGTTCAACCACGTGTAATAAGATGGATTACCTGCAGGTTGATCATTAATTGTGGAAGTGTTAATACTACACTAGTTGTCTATGAGAGATCTTAGAACATCATAGTACTTACTGTTAATGTTTAACGTAAACTAACAGTAGTTATAAGTACAGTATAtgacattatattattattactacaggCTTTTCTTCCCTGAGAGCGCAAGATTAAAACATGTTctttaaaaagcaacaacagTGACCCCCAAGACCGGGGCTGTTCCACTATTCAAGCATGAAggtctaataataataatcttaataatgtTTAAGTGGATTAAATGTGCCTGCAAATGTCTTATCTCACCAGTGTAGAATCTGCCTGCAAAATATTTTGCAGGTGGAAACGGGGGACGAAATAATGCAGGCTTGCTGTTTTGGACATACGTTTGAACTCTACATAGCAGATAACCAGAAATATATGCTACATATTAAAGAAGTGGAACATGTATGGTGTGTTAAATATAACACAAAGGGAGAGCAGTGATTTGTCGTTGTCGGTacctattttttttacagtctatGGTCAGCACACAAAGggatcacatactgtatgtgctttttCACAGCGAGGACTTAATTAAAGTCTTACTCCACCAGCACAGTGGGCGGTGCTAATGCATctatttatatacagtctgtggttgttGTCCTGAGTGGAAGTCCAAAAGAAGAGAATGTTCTGATAGGCACTTCCAGCAGACCAGATGTCTTAATAGAGATACAGCAAACACTATATAGAATTCAAATGATGGGGCTAAGTATGACATTTGTATGGATACCAGTACACATAGgaatcaaaggaaatgaaatagcTGACAAGTGTGCAAAGGAAGCCACAAAAACGAATCACACTGACATTACAGTACCCCTTAGTAAAACGGAAATGAAGACCAATTAAGCATAAGTTGAAAGAAAGGTGGCAGAAGcagtgggaagaagagagaacagggaTTTGGTTAtacaacattcaaagaaaagtaggtatgattaaaaaaaaacggGGAGAaccaggaaagaggaaacaataatATCCAGGCTACGTTTTGGCCATACAGGATTAAACAGTACATTATTTAAAATGGGAAAACATAATACAGGAACATGCGCATTCTGTGATCAAGAAGAAAGTGTAGACACTGaaccttaaagaaaaaaagatgaggtttgatttacatcatattttacaaagaaGTTCTAGAGAGAAGTGTTGTCTATTTCATAAATAGTGAATGTACAGTTAGAGTcctgatccacactccattccagttggtggcggtaatgcaccataacATTGATTGCCAACAGCCATAAAACTTTACGAAGAAGAAAGGCACTTCCGGATAACTTCCTAGTTGTCATGTTTGAAGTATGGCTATTTAAAAACGAGTCGCTTATTAACTAAACATGACGTTAATATTACCAGAAATCTTTGTACGTTAAAGGCAAGCTGAGATGGCCACGGAGAAACGGACAGTTTGGCTAACGTATTCCAGCTCAAAGACGACAAACTAGCTAACTTTGCTCGCAGTGCTGCCTGCTAATCTGGTTTTCCTTGCTTGGTTGCTGATGGAGAGGCTAATAACCAAGCTCACAGAAAAGCATGTCCTTTTCACGGCTTCCTTCGCTATACGACTGGCCTTGGTGGCTTATGGAGACTACCAGGATAGGACTATGGTGGTGAAGTACACTGACATTGACTACCATGTGTTCACAGATGCTGCAAGATTCATTACTGAGGTAAAAGCAGTCCTATAACTTCTCTGACTGACGTAACGTTAAAGTAGCCAGATAAAGCGGTCAGGTGTCTGAATATATCTTCTAATGTAACGCTAGGTCAACAATGAAAAAGacca from Siniperca chuatsi isolate FFG_IHB_CAS linkage group LG19, ASM2008510v1, whole genome shotgun sequence encodes the following:
- the LOC122867077 gene encoding LOW QUALITY PROTEIN: uncharacterized protein LOC122867077 (The sequence of the model RefSeq protein was modified relative to this genomic sequence to represent the inferred CDS: deleted 2 bases in 1 codon) — translated: MKSIRDIPCTFSGLDTMASSSPLSKANTTFSLALFKKLSEKDKTANVFYSPFSISSALAMVMLGARGNTATQMSECLKTQDCQDDVHVRFAQLLSELNKPGAPYALSVANRLYGEQSHLFVEDFLTQTRTHYNAELESVDFKTGSEAARLNINSWVDKQTQGKIKDVVAKYMVNEMTRLVLVNAIYFKGTWNEPFLGNRTYDDHFRLNKNDTKPVKMMKQTTYFPLVFIPEANCQILEIPYKGKELSMLIFLPEEIEDDTTGLEKLEKQLTYEKFVEWTGPGKMSKVEVAVSLPRFKMEETYDLNDVLKSMGMVDAFDDKKSDFSGMSETKGLTLSKVAHKAFVEVNEEGTEAAAGTSCYFELMCAKLNLAHFKADHPFLFFIRHNTTMSILFAGRFCSPVFDPFGFCTMTWENAEAHLIVFGACQFVNNKTDALKKKSPCDGKTPDHLRTARKVSVNTMASPTPLSKANTTFSLALLKKLGDVDKTANVFYSPFSISSALAMVMLGARGNTATQMSEVLRFTKAGKPRHARAPQMQMQMEQQQQQQDQSRLPPCLLKSLKTQDCQDDVHVSFAQLLSELNKAGAPYALSVANRLYGEQSYQFVEDFLGKTKKHYNAELESVDFITSSETARVHINSWVEKQTQGKIKDVLAEGVVDSMTRLVLVNAIYFKGTWNKQFQESSTRDAKFRLNKNDTKPVKMMHQKTKFPFTYIPEINCQILEMPYKGKELSMLIFLPNELNDGTTGLEKLEKELTYENFVEWTRPDMMDNVEVQVELPRFKMEENYDMKNVLVSMGMVDAFDMVASDFSGMSPANDLVLSKVIHKAFVEVNEEGTEAAAATAAIMMLRCAMRPAAFIADHPFLFFIRHNPSMSILFAGRYCSPE